The window TATCCCTGACTTGGAGCTATTCTTGATGCTAAATGAACTAAAACTCAAAATTGCGAGAACTGGTAGAGTACCCAAGGCAAAGGAAAGCATGGTGAGCGCGCCAGATAGAAAATTTCCGGTTGAAAGCGCAAAAATCTGCATCGATTGGGTAAAACCGCACGGCAAAAAGAAAGTGGCGATACCGACCAGAGCCGGCGTCAGGGTGTGATTAATTTTCGCCACACCTAAAGCATGCTTAGAGATAAATTTTGGCGCGGTCAGCTGAAACCTTTTGGCGAAATGAAAGGTATCGAGTAAATTAATACCGAGCACGAGCATCACCAAGCCAATAATTAAATTCAGAACAAAGGTGGCCGAGGTACTCAGGGTAAAAGCCGAACCAATGGCCCCGATTACTCCTCCAAGAATAAAGAAGGAAATTATTCTTCCGAGATGAAATAAAATTTGCGGTCGAACTTTATCCCCTTCTTTGGCAAAAGTAGCCGACATTGAGAGAACTAACCCACCAACCACCGCCATACAACTTGAAAGTGAGGCGATGACCCCGATAACAAAAGCCGTGCCGAAAGACACTTTGCTCGCACTCACCAAATTCACAATTCCCATTTTTTGCAGAGCCACAAAAAGCACTGCGAAGCCCAAAGCTACCGGAACTGCGATTTTAAAATCACCCCAATCGCCAGTCTTGGTTTGTTTCTCAACTGACAAGCTGTAACCTCGGGGAGCCAAGATTTTGGAAAGCTCTTCGGTAATGACCGCTTCGGCTTTATCGCCAAAATCACCAACAACCTCAACAGTAAAATGCTTGAGGTCAGCTTTTACTTTTGAAATATTGGGCAAATCATTAAGCTCACCCTCAATTAAAAGCACGCAAGATGCGCAGTGCATGCCATTAACGTGAAAATTGTAAATTTGTGATGCCA of the Candidatus Paceibacterota bacterium genome contains:
- a CDS encoding sulfite exporter TauE/SafE family protein; its protein translation is MASQIYNFHVNGMHCASCVLLIEGELNDLPNISKVKADLKHFTVEVVGDFGDKAEAVITEELSKILAPRGYSLSVEKQTKTGDWGDFKIAVPVALGFAVLFVALQKMGIVNLVSASKVSFGTAFVIGVIASLSSCMAVVGGLVLSMSATFAKEGDKVRPQILFHLGRIISFFILGGVIGAIGSAFTLSTSATFVLNLIIGLVMLVLGINLLDTFHFAKRFQLTAPKFISKHALGVAKINHTLTPALVGIATFFLPCGFTQSMQIFALSTGNFLSGALTMLSFALGTLPVLAILSFSSFSIKNSSKSGIFFKSAGLVVILFAIFNLINSLVVVGLIPPIFNF